One part of the Lotus japonicus ecotype B-129 chromosome 2, LjGifu_v1.2 genome encodes these proteins:
- the LOC130739692 gene encoding sugar transport protein 1-like, which produces MAMEAPHQYPGKLTFRVVITCIMAATGGLIFGYDHGVSGGVTSMDSFLKEFFPSVYEQESNVKPSANQYCKFNSQILTLFTSSLYLSALVAGLGASTITRIMGRRATMIVGGLFFVSGALFNGLADGIWMLIVGRLLLGFGIGCANQSVPIYLSEMAPYKYRGGLNMCFQLSITIGIFVANLFNYYFAKILNGQGWRLSLGLGAVPAVIFVVGSLCLPDSPSSLVARGRHEAARQELVKIRGTTDIEAELKDIITASEALENVKHPWKTLLERKYRPQLVFAVCIPFFQQFTGLNVITFYAPILFRTIGFGPTASLMSAVIIGSFKPVSTLISIFVVDKFGRRTLFLEGGAQMLICQIIMTIAIAVTFGTSGNPGQLPKWYAVVIVGVICVYVAGFAWSWGPLGWLVPSEIFPLEIRPACQSITVGVNMTCTFFIAQFFTAMLCHMKFGLFLFFGGFVVIMTIFIYKLFPETKGVPLEEMHKEWQKHPIWGKFLDAGRADEKDSK; this is translated from the exons ATGGCTATGGAGGCTCCACACCAGTATCCGGGGAAGCTCACCTTCAGGGTGGTCATCACCTGTATCATGGCAGCCACTGGTGGTTTGATTTTTGGTTATGATCATGGTGTTTCAg GTGGTGTGACCTCCATGGATTCCTTCCTGAAGGAGTTTTTTCCATCTGTTTATGAGCAGGAGTCTAATGTGAAGCCTTCTGCAAACCAGTACTGCAAATTCAACAGTCAGATATTGACGCTGTTTACATCTTCCTTGTATCTGAGTGCTCTTGTTGCGGGTCTAGGGGCATCCACCATAACCAGGATTATGGGCAGGCGTGCAACTATGATTGTTGGTGGGTTATTCTTTGTATCAGGTGCATTGTTCAATGGATTAGCCGACGGCATCTGGATGCTTATTGTTGGAAGGTTGTTGCTTGGTTTTGGCATTGGATGCGCCAATCAG TCAGTGCCAATTTATCTCTCAGAGATGGCTCCTTATAAATACCGGGGAGGTCTAAATATGTGTTTCCAATTGTCAATCACTATAGGCATCTTTGTGGCCAATCTATTTAACTACTATTTTGCCAAGATACTGAATGGTCAGGGATGGAGATTAAGTTTGGGGCTTGGTGCAGTCCCAGCCGTTATTTTTGTTGTAGGCTCACTTTGCCTTCCTGACTCACCGAGCTCCCTTGTTGCTCGCGGTCGTCACGAAGCTGCTAGACAGGAGCTTGTGAAAATACGCGGGACTACTGATATTGAGGCAGAGTTAAAAGACATTATTACTGCTAGTGAAGCTTTGGAAAATGTGAAACACCCTTGGAAGACCTTGTTGGAGAGAAAATACAGGCCACAGCTTGTTTTCGCCGTATGCATTCCCTTCTTCCAGCAATTCACTGGCTTGAATGTGATTACATTCTATGCTCCAATTTTGTTCAGAACAATCGGTTTCGGACCCACAGCTTCTCTCATGTCTGCAGTGATCATTGGAAGCTTTAAACCCGTTTCAACCCTTATTTCAATATTTGTTGTAGATAAATTCGGAAGACGCACCCTTTTCCTTGAAGGGGGTGCTCAAATGTTGATTTGCCAG ATTATCATGACAATTGCTATTGCTGTTACATTTGGCACAAGTGGGAACCCTGGCCAGCTGCCTAAGTGGTATGCAGTTGTGATTGTGGGTGTCATCTGTGTGTATGTCGCCGGTTTCGCTTGGTCTTGGGGTCCTCTAGGTTGGTTGGTGCCCAGCGAAATCTTTCCACTCGAAATTAGGCCTGCTTGTCAGAGTATCACGGTTGGTGTCAACATGACCTGCACTTTCTTCATAGCTCAATTCTTCACTGCAATGCTCTGTCACATGAAGTTTGGCTTGTTCCTCTTCTTTGGGGGCTTTGTGGTCATCATGACCATATTCATCTACAAGCTATTTCCAGAAACAAAGGGTGTCCCACTTGAGGAAATGCATAAGGAATGGCAGAAACACCCTATCTGGGGCAAGTTTTTGGATGCAGGAAGAGCTGATGAGAAAGACTCTAAGTGA